CGATGGCGTCCTGTTGCTGGCGTTTCAAATGCTCAATTTGCAGCTGAAGCTCTTCAATTTCTTTCCCCTTCAGACCGAGATCCAGCTGCATATTTTCAGCTGCATCTACCAGGTCGTTATGGCTATCAGCTTCTGCGTTATAAACATCAATAAGCTGTGCGTGAAGCATCTCAGCTGACTGAACCGCATTATCAAAAAAACGTGCTGTGAGGTCATCACAACTAACGCGGCGTTGCGCGGCTCGGATGTTCTGAATAATGGCCGGGATACCGGCATTCAGGACGTCAGGGATAGATACATTTTCGATTGATTGGTTTTGTGCTGAAGTGCTCATTTCAAAGTTCCGTATTAGCTTGTGCTTCGGTCATTTTTCCTAAGTATGAAGGTGGAAGGACTACGCAATTTGTATCCAGTCCCTCACCAATGGCAGCCTGTAAAATTCTGGCTAAGGTGAGTCTCTTGTTGCGATACCGGGTGATGACATGCCTGATATCGCCGGACGGTGTAACAAAGGCGATCAGCCAGTAGTGATATTTCCGTCGGAATGGCCACATAGTGCACCTTATGGATTGCTCTAATAAAAAACGTGATGAGTGTACATCACGTTTTAAAAATATGGAATTATTAGAGCAATATTATTCTGATTCTTGCTCAAAAAACGCGCTAATGAGGGGAAGCCAATCCTCTGACACTTCGCGAGGTCGCGGTTTGCCGTGGAAAAAGATTATTCGGCAGTCCTTTGGTAATGCCCCATTCCCCCTGGAGTAACGCGCGCTTGCATATTTAGAACCAGGTTCCACAACATCGGCCTTGTAACTTACAAACCATCCCGGATACAGATCCTGAAATGCTGGTGTGTCATCGCCCATAACCTTCCGCAAGAACCCCTGATCACCCCAGCACTCAGTAGTAACACAACGAGCAATCCAACCTTCCGGATCTTGCCAGAATGCACTCCAGATGTGCGCTTTTACACTATTTGGTATCCACAGAGCACCGCTGCCACGATATTGTGGATGGTAAAAATCCCTAAGCATGGTGAAGCTGGTTGGTGGATTCTCAAGAATTGGGCGTATATCACCGGCAATAACCGTGTCCAAATCCAGGTAGAAGAGATCATCGGTTATATCCGGTCGAAACAACTCGATTTTCGCCCACCAGCCACGGCACTTTTGCCACTGGTTGATTAATGGGACAACCTTAACGCCTGGCACATGTAAACTCTTCAGGTCTGTCAGGCAAATAATTTCATAGCCTTTTGGCAGCTGATTAACCAGCCACTGCACATCGGAAGCGTTATAGTCGCCACCAGAGCGAAGAACTAAAGCAATCTTCATGCTGCACCATCACCTTTCACTTTCATCAATGTCAGGTTTCCGCAAAATACGGCTCCAGTGTCGATATAATGCTGATTCCAGAATGTCTTCGGGCTTTTCACCGGGGTATGACCAAAGATAAAACGATCTGCTCCCGAAATTTCGCCACCAATATCATCCATCGAATCACTGATACGCTCGCGCGCCCAGACAACATTGAAAAGCGGTACCTCCTTACCGAATTGATATTCATTATCCGGATAGTCGGCATGGGCTATAACAATAGTTTCTCGCCCGGTGTTCAGCTCAATGATATAGGGCAGACGTCTTACCAGCTCCACCAGCGCCCTGGCTAATATTTCCTGATCAGTGTCGAGCATGAAGAACCATTGTCCGCCATTCATTAGCCAGTTATTCACGTTGCCATCGGGGCTTAACGCATCAATCATCAGCCGCTCATGGTTGCCCATGACCGCTCTGAACCATGGCATCTGCAATAGCTCCAGACATTTAACATTTTCGGTGCCGCGATCGATAAGGTCGCCGACCGATATCAGTAAATCCTGCGCAGGGTCAAAATCCACACGATGGAGTTCGGACATCAGTCTGGTGTAGCAACCATGCAAATCACCAACAACCCAGACATTCCTGTATTTGGTACCGTCGATACGGTGATAAATTGTGGGTGCCATCATGTATTCTTCAGCCATTCTTTAAGAGTCATCTGCGGAATACCTCCCATTTTCCCGCATGAAACAACATCAATCTGTTCACGCGCAGACTGGAATAACAAAGGCAGGTGACTTAGATTTTTTGGCGTGCCGCCGGAATGAACGCGTGGTTCTTGTGTAGCGTCCACGCCCACCAGGGCGACATGTTTGAATCCGATATGGAAAGCCAGGTTCAGAGCACCATATGCACTATTGCCGCTGGCAATTTCATTCACATCTTCGCAAAGACCGAAATGTGCGGACCAGCGCCACGCCCACCACTCGGGAGAATTCGTATTTTTTGGCTCCGTGCCGCGCTCAGCCACACGACGGAAGCACAGAACGCCGTCTCTGACTTCACGTTCTTTAACATCAGGTAGCGCCATGCAATAATAAACACCACGGCGACGGCGCCCACGACCAACGCGCCGCATATTGTCTGGGGATGGATCAAGGGTGAAAAAATAAGAAGCGCGGTTAAGCCAGTCGATGGCCCCATTGACCGCTATAATCGGCACTCCGCGCGGCGCAACAAAGTTTGCGGCGCTTGGGCCACTGCCGACGATAATAACGCGATCACTGCCTCTAAATTTATTCTTGGGAAACATTGAATTGCACTGCTCCTACTTGCATTCAAAATATGTAAATCTGCGTGTTTTTTGCGGGTATCCAGGAACTGCTGTTGCCATTTTGAAATAGACACCTGCGTTGGATTCCGTAGTGCTTGAGGGTGCGCGCCATGCCAATGAAGGCCATTTTGCAGAGAACAGTCATAGCCGACTAATACAACTACTTCAGCCCCCGATTCAGCCGCCAGACTGATAGCCTGCGCGCCGCTATTCACCCCTTCCGCCGGTCCACAATATCGCCTGTACTCCAACGAAAATGATTTCGCCGCCGCCAGGTTGGCTGTCACTTTGCGGAATCTCCCCCCCGGTATGGTGGATCCGTATTGCTTCCACCATGACAAATCACCTGCGTATAAGGCATAAATTTCATCGAACATCTGCCAGGAATTGTTAACCGCGATGATTGAACAGCCAGTTTTTTCTATAGCAGCACAGTCCTCGCGAGTGAGTGATGGGCCGCTACCGATACAAAAAACAGTCCTAGTCGCCCTGGGTGGTATGTTCATTCTCAGCTGCAAATTCAGCCTCCAGGCGAGCATTCATTTCAGCGATTACCGGGTCCACTACAGCATCTGCTTCCTGTTCATTACGCGGCATGACCGATGCCAGCGATTCATAATTAACCTTGGATGACACGATTATTCTCCCGATGTTAATGTTCGCTATCTCAAAGAGCACACATGCACTAATTAATTTATTATTTTACGCAGCGTACAACCACTTATCGCCGTTCAATACATACTCAATAGCCTCACCCTTTTTAAGGCTTATGTATTCCAGGATGGCGGTAATCGCTTGTTCTGCACCATACGCGAGAACCACGTAGTAACCTTCCTCTCTAAGCCTGCGCATCCAGGCGATCTGCTCTTTCGTCGGGGCTTTACCATTTGGTTCTTTAAGCTCAATTCGCATGCCGTGATAAATGCCACATGCTTTATCGAGACTCATGTCCGGATAACCTTTTTTCAGCCCTTCCGCCTTCAATTTCCCGGCGGTTGCTTTTGAACGCTTCCCTCCGTTAGGTGTTGCATGCAACAGCTCATAAATTTCAGGGTAATAGCGTTCGAAGTAATCAAAAATCAAAACCTGTTCGTAGTGCTCGCAATTTCCTACTCGCAGATCAGGATTTTTTGCCAGTGCTGCAAGCGCCTTCGCATGTGGCGAAACTTCTTTTACCGGGGCAAGTGATAAGAACGGATCCTTTTTGGGCTTTGGCTTAGCCCATCCTTTCTTTCTGCGCTTACTGAAAGCCAGATACTCTTGCTCAGTAAAGCGCAACATAATCAGTCAAACTCTGCCGGTCGCATGCCATATTTACGCTGTTTTGCTGCCTGCTCTTCCCTGTGCCATTGCGC
The sequence above is drawn from the Escherichia ruysiae genome and encodes:
- a CDS encoding metallophosphoesterase, whose amino-acid sequence is MMAPTIYHRIDGTKYRNVWVVGDLHGCYTRLMSELHRVDFDPAQDLLISVGDLIDRGTENVKCLELLQMPWFRAVMGNHERLMIDALSPDGNVNNWLMNGGQWFFMLDTDQEILARALVELVRRLPYIIELNTGRETIVIAHADYPDNEYQFGKEVPLFNVVWARERISDSMDDIGGEISGADRFIFGHTPVKSPKTFWNQHYIDTGAVFCGNLTLMKVKGDGAA
- a CDS encoding PDDEXK family nuclease: MLRFTEQEYLAFSKRRKKGWAKPKPKKDPFLSLAPVKEVSPHAKALAALAKNPDLRVGNCEHYEQVLIFDYFERYYPEIYELLHATPNGGKRSKATAGKLKAEGLKKGYPDMSLDKACGIYHGMRIELKEPNGKAPTKEQIAWMRRLREEGYYVVLAYGAEQAITAILEYISLKKGEAIEYVLNGDKWLYAA
- a CDS encoding motility associated factor glycosyltransferase family protein, with product MFPKNKFRGSDRVIIVGSGPSAANFVAPRGVPIIAVNGAIDWLNRASYFFTLDPSPDNMRRVGRGRRRRGVYYCMALPDVKEREVRDGVLCFRRVAERGTEPKNTNSPEWWAWRWSAHFGLCEDVNEIASGNSAYGALNLAFHIGFKHVALVGVDATQEPRVHSGGTPKNLSHLPLLFQSAREQIDVVSCGKMGGIPQMTLKEWLKNT